The following are encoded in a window of Deltaproteobacteria bacterium genomic DNA:
- the zwf gene encoding glucose-6-phosphate dehydrogenase: MSANLGRVYSVPSPTGQGTVSARPVVFVILGGTGDLARRKLVPAIFEIVRQGLIPQPVHIVGAAGSDLTHEEFRGRVAEAVREFARVKPGSDAELVEFLSHVFYQSVKFQDAGSFRELKLLLDELERGGASPHRIFYLATPPSAYGPIVQNLQAVGLADRRDDLWPRVVIEKPFGRDLPSALELNQVVLSVFDEHQVYRIDHYLGKETVQNIMVFRFANGIFEPTWNRRYIDHVQITVAEEIGIGSRGRYYEEAGVIRDMVQNHMLQILSMIAMEPPTSFHADSIRDERVKVLKCIRPIPVSAINEHVVRAQYGSGLAKGSKVWAYREEDNVAAESMTETYIAIKLFIENWRWAGVPFYLRSGKYLPKRVTEVAIQYRGVPHMLFRDVLTDPLEPSALILRIQPDEGISLTFSTKHPGMLMDIRNQAMDFNYYEAYGDKAPDAYERLLLDVVVGDGTLFPRTDAVVASWKFVDQIVEGWRASRVRNLPQYEPGSWGPVEAVEMMAADQRKWRRP, encoded by the coding sequence ATGAGCGCGAACCTCGGCCGTGTGTACAGCGTCCCCTCGCCGACGGGCCAAGGCACCGTCAGCGCGCGCCCCGTCGTTTTCGTCATCCTCGGCGGTACGGGCGATCTGGCGCGGCGCAAGCTCGTCCCCGCGATCTTCGAGATCGTGCGTCAGGGGCTGATCCCGCAGCCGGTTCACATCGTCGGCGCGGCGGGGTCGGATCTCACGCACGAGGAGTTTCGCGGTCGCGTGGCCGAGGCCGTGCGCGAGTTCGCGCGCGTCAAACCCGGGTCCGACGCGGAACTCGTCGAGTTCCTCTCCCACGTATTCTATCAATCTGTGAAGTTTCAGGACGCCGGGTCATTTCGTGAACTGAAGTTGCTGCTCGACGAACTCGAACGGGGCGGCGCGTCGCCGCACCGCATTTTCTACCTGGCCACGCCGCCGAGCGCATACGGCCCCATCGTTCAAAATCTTCAGGCCGTCGGTCTGGCCGACCGGCGGGACGATCTCTGGCCGCGCGTGGTGATCGAAAAACCGTTCGGCCGCGATCTGCCGTCGGCGCTCGAACTCAATCAGGTCGTCCTGTCGGTCTTCGACGAACATCAGGTCTACCGAATCGACCACTATCTCGGGAAAGAGACCGTTCAGAACATCATGGTGTTTCGCTTTGCGAACGGCATCTTTGAGCCGACGTGGAATCGGCGATACATCGATCACGTGCAGATCACCGTCGCCGAGGAAATCGGCATCGGTTCGCGCGGACGGTATTACGAAGAAGCCGGCGTGATCCGCGACATGGTGCAGAACCACATGCTCCAGATCCTGTCGATGATCGCGATGGAGCCGCCCACCTCGTTCCACGCCGACAGCATCCGCGACGAGCGCGTCAAGGTGCTCAAGTGCATCCGGCCCATCCCCGTCTCCGCGATCAACGAGCACGTCGTTCGCGCGCAGTACGGGTCGGGCCTCGCGAAGGGCTCGAAGGTGTGGGCCTATCGCGAGGAAGACAACGTCGCGGCCGAATCGATGACCGAAACCTACATCGCCATCAAGCTGTTCATCGAAAACTGGCGCTGGGCGGGCGTGCCGTTCTACCTGCGTTCGGGAAAGTATTTGCCCAAGCGCGTCACCGAGGTCGCAATTCAGTACCGCGGCGTGCCGCATATGCTGTTTCGCGATGTGTTGACCGACCCGCTGGAGCCCAGCGCGCTCATCCTGCGCATCCAACCCGACGAGGGCATCAGCCTCACGTTTTCGACCAAGCATCCCGGCATGTTGATGGACATCCGAAACCAGGCGATGGACTTCAATTACTACGAGGCGTATGGCGACAAGGCTCCCGACGCGTACGAGCGGTTGCTGCTCGACGTGGTCGTCGGAGACGGCACGCTCTTTCCGCGCACCGACGCGGTGGTGGCGTCCTGGAAATTCGTGGACCAGATCGTCGAGGGTTGGCGCGCGAGCCGCGTGCGCAACCTCCCGCAGTACGAACCCGGCTCGTGGGGACCGGTCGAGGCCGTCGAAATGATGGCGGCGGATCAACGCAAATGGCGTCGCCCGTAG
- a CDS encoding NYN domain-containing protein: MTTTPDHTIAVFIDFENIALGIKDIKKRFEISLVLDRLVEKGKIIVKKSYADWARYADYKRELHERAIELVEIPKRAMTGKNSADIRMVVDAMDLSYSKEHIDTFVILSGDSDFSPLISKLKENGKHVIGMGLKDSTSELLVRNCDEFIYYEDLERTKHVPTIERQVPSTRREAYELLLEAIEALLREDKEILWASLVKQTMKRKRPQFSESYHGFGSFSELLEDAAKDHLINITKDARSGTYVVTGYGDDKARKAAAAKG, encoded by the coding sequence TTGACGACAACACCCGACCACACGATCGCGGTATTCATCGACTTCGAGAATATCGCGCTGGGCATCAAGGACATCAAAAAGCGTTTCGAGATCTCGCTCGTGCTCGACCGGCTCGTCGAAAAAGGCAAGATCATCGTCAAGAAGTCGTACGCCGACTGGGCACGTTACGCCGACTACAAACGGGAACTGCACGAGCGCGCGATCGAACTGGTCGAGATCCCGAAACGGGCCATGACCGGGAAGAACTCGGCGGATATCCGTATGGTCGTGGACGCGATGGATCTGAGCTATTCGAAGGAGCACATTGACACGTTCGTCATCCTGTCGGGCGATTCCGACTTCTCGCCGCTGATCTCGAAGCTGAAGGAGAACGGCAAGCACGTCATCGGGATGGGGCTCAAGGACTCGACGAGCGAGCTGCTCGTGCGCAACTGCGACGAGTTCATTTATTACGAGGACCTGGAGCGGACGAAACACGTCCCCACGATCGAACGGCAAGTCCCCAGCACGCGCCGCGAGGCTTATGAGCTTCTGCTCGAGGCGATCGAGGCGCTGCTGCGAGAGGACAAGGAAATCCTGTGGGCGAGTCTCGTCAAGCAGACGATGAAACGAAAACGCCCCCAGTTTTCCGAGAGTTACCACGGTTTCGGGTCGTTTTCGGAGCTTCTGGAAGACGCGGCGAAGGACCACCTCATCAACATCACGAAAGACGCCCGAAGCGGCACTTACGTGGTGACCGGCTACGGCGACGATAAAGCCCGGAAGGCGGCTGCGGCGAAGGGTTGA
- the gnd gene encoding decarboxylating 6-phosphogluconate dehydrogenase, which produces MDVGFIGLGKMGLNMVRRLRRDEHRIVAFDRSAEATHAATEAGATAASSVADVVTKLDAPRAVWLMLPAGEITQAVIDEVSTHLAPGDILIDGGNTRFHDTIARYEAAKTRGIRFVDVGTSGGIWGLREGYCLMVGGDRDAFDHIEPLLRTLAPPEGCLYCGAAGAGHYVKMVHNGIEYGMLQAYAEGFEILEASRYDLDLRAVSALWNRGSVVRSWLLEMCERAFESDPHLEAIGDHVADSGEGRWTVQEAMDLDVPAPVITLSLLARFRSRQDESFGAKVIAALRNEFGGHATRKKA; this is translated from the coding sequence GTGGACGTCGGATTTATCGGTCTCGGCAAGATGGGCCTCAACATGGTGCGTCGCCTTCGGCGGGACGAGCACCGCATCGTCGCGTTCGATCGCAGCGCGGAGGCGACGCACGCCGCGACCGAGGCCGGCGCGACCGCCGCGTCATCGGTCGCCGACGTGGTTACGAAACTCGACGCGCCGCGCGCGGTGTGGCTCATGCTCCCCGCGGGCGAGATCACGCAGGCGGTCATCGACGAGGTCTCGACGCACCTCGCACCCGGCGACATCCTGATCGACGGCGGCAACACGCGCTTTCACGACACGATCGCCCGTTACGAGGCGGCGAAAACGCGCGGCATCCGTTTCGTGGACGTCGGCACCAGCGGAGGCATCTGGGGGCTGCGCGAGGGTTACTGCCTCATGGTCGGCGGCGATCGCGACGCCTTCGACCACATCGAACCGCTCCTGCGCACGCTCGCGCCGCCCGAGGGCTGTTTGTATTGCGGCGCCGCGGGCGCGGGGCACTACGTGAAGATGGTGCACAACGGCATCGAATACGGGATGCTGCAGGCCTACGCCGAGGGCTTCGAGATTCTCGAGGCGTCACGATACGATCTCGATCTTCGCGCGGTTTCGGCGCTGTGGAATCGCGGCAGCGTGGTGCGTTCGTGGCTGCTGGAGATGTGCGAACGCGCGTTCGAGAGTGACCCGCATCTCGAGGCGATCGGCGATCACGTCGCCGACTCGGGCGAAGGGCGATGGACCGTGCAGGAGGCGATGGATCTCGACGTTCCCGCGCCGGTCATCACGCTCTCGCTGCTCGCGCGGTTCCGGTCACGGCAGGACGAATCCTTCGGCGCGAAGGTGATCGCCGCGTTGCGCAACGAATTCGGCGGTCACGCCACCCGAAAGAAAGCATGA
- a CDS encoding acyl-CoA dehydrogenase, whose protein sequence is MPFRTYLRDVEFVLFEQLDLASLTATDRYADFSADLAKMILAEADKFAAGVLAPINKIGDEVGARHADGAVTMPPGCVEAWRKISEGGWCGLVGGTAWGGQALPITLKVAVDDLFFSANTALWLTGGLSSAAAGVIEHHGSDESRALFLEKIYSGQWGATMCLTEPGAGSALGSIRSTAVKIEGTKDRYHITGEKIFITMGDHDLTENIIHLVLAKTPGAPSGTRGISLFVVPKFRVNGDGSMGAHNDVHCTRIEHKMGIKASATSQLTFGDNGSCEGILVGEENKGLVYMFRMMNEERIAVGTQGLSLASAAYLYALDYTKERVQSPNWARLKDKDAPNVPIIEHPDVRRSLMWQRAHVEGLRALLLTSSYFTDMSYAAMSDAERVLYGGFVELLTPVCKAYGSDRGFACTVEAIQCLGGYGYTSEYDAEQHCRDAKIASIYEGTNAIQANDFVTRKVPLAGGKIFAGYMERIQSDMSSLATHETLGEFARLVEDARRALVSTVESLGRTEAERGYRPLLHAGDVLFMMGQVCVAHLLVNQAKIAQDRLAAMTPQARADEHGRYLTGKTAVAGFFATQVLVETHARARAIEADHHAAMDDIF, encoded by the coding sequence ATGCCGTTTCGCACCTACCTGCGTGATGTCGAATTCGTCCTGTTCGAGCAGCTCGATCTCGCGAGTCTCACCGCCACGGACCGCTACGCCGACTTTTCCGCCGATCTGGCGAAGATGATCCTCGCCGAGGCCGACAAGTTCGCCGCCGGGGTTCTCGCGCCGATCAACAAGATCGGCGACGAGGTCGGCGCGCGCCATGCCGACGGCGCGGTGACGATGCCGCCGGGGTGCGTCGAGGCGTGGCGAAAGATCTCCGAAGGCGGTTGGTGCGGACTGGTCGGCGGAACGGCGTGGGGCGGGCAGGCGCTGCCGATCACGCTCAAGGTCGCCGTGGACGACCTGTTCTTCTCGGCCAATACGGCCCTGTGGCTCACCGGGGGGCTCTCGTCCGCGGCCGCCGGCGTCATCGAGCATCACGGTTCGGACGAGTCGCGCGCGCTGTTCCTCGAAAAGATTTACTCGGGCCAGTGGGGTGCCACGATGTGCCTGACCGAGCCCGGCGCGGGATCTGCGCTCGGTTCGATCCGCTCGACCGCGGTGAAGATCGAAGGCACGAAGGACCGGTACCACATCACCGGCGAAAAGATCTTCATCACGATGGGCGATCACGACCTGACGGAAAACATCATCCACCTCGTGCTCGCCAAGACCCCGGGGGCGCCGTCCGGGACGCGGGGCATCAGCCTGTTCGTCGTTCCCAAGTTCCGCGTGAACGGCGACGGCTCGATGGGCGCGCACAACGATGTCCATTGCACGCGCATCGAGCACAAGATGGGCATCAAGGCGAGCGCCACCAGCCAGCTCACGTTCGGCGACAACGGATCATGCGAGGGCATCCTCGTGGGCGAGGAGAACAAGGGACTCGTTTACATGTTCCGCATGATGAACGAGGAGCGCATCGCGGTCGGAACGCAGGGTTTGTCGCTCGCGTCGGCGGCGTACCTGTACGCGCTCGACTACACGAAGGAGCGCGTGCAAAGCCCCAACTGGGCGCGGCTCAAGGACAAGGACGCGCCGAACGTGCCGATCATCGAGCACCCCGATGTCCGCCGCAGCCTGATGTGGCAGCGCGCGCACGTCGAAGGTCTGCGCGCCCTGCTGCTCACGTCTTCGTACTTCACCGACATGTCGTATGCCGCGATGAGCGACGCCGAGCGCGTCCTGTACGGCGGTTTCGTCGAGCTGCTCACGCCGGTCTGCAAAGCCTACGGATCGGATCGCGGATTCGCGTGCACCGTCGAAGCGATCCAGTGCCTCGGCGGATACGGCTACACGTCGGAATACGACGCCGAACAGCACTGCCGCGACGCCAAGATCGCCTCGATCTACGAAGGCACCAACGCGATTCAGGCCAACGACTTCGTGACGCGCAAGGTGCCGCTCGCGGGCGGAAAGATCTTCGCGGGATACATGGAACGCATCCAGTCCGACATGAGCTCGCTGGCGACGCACGAAACCCTCGGCGAATTTGCCCGTCTCGTCGAAGATGCGCGCCGGGCGCTCGTCTCCACGGTGGAATCGCTCGGCCGGACGGAGGCGGAGCGGGGATACAGACCGTTGTTGCACGCGGGCGACGTGCTGTTCATGATGGGGCAGGTGTGCGTCGCGCATCTGCTCGTGAATCAGGCGAAGATCGCGCAGGACCGACTCGCGGCGATGACGCCCCAGGCGCGCGCCGACGAACACGGACGCTATCTGACAGGCAAGACCGCGGTCGCGGGATTTTTCGCGACGCAGGTTCTCGTCGAGACGCACGCCCGGGCACGGGCGATCGAGGCGGACCACCACGCCGCGATGGACGACATTTTCTAA
- a CDS encoding bifunctional folylpolyglutamate synthase/dihydrofolate synthase, whose product MRRIYDLQLFGVKLGLSNIRRLLSRLGNPQENFETVLVAGTNGKGIVTASLSAILQESEHRVGTFTSPHLIRFTERIRVNGAEIPQKDLLRHSDRIWRELETIQSGGDSAQGMPVTFFEFATALACLHFAENNCEVVVMEVGMGGRLDATNVIEPVLSVVTQIDHDHDQHLGKSLEEIAREKAGIFREGVPGIALDGPGEVLESLRRVAGRVGAPLTIIEDIAKIHPDGRTFDLSWYGTGLWGLRSPLPGRHQIRNAALAAVSSLELRDCGFRISADAIRRGLGKVKWPGRFETIARNPRVILDGAHNPSAGAALVDTLKRLRVATPIIPVVAIMSDKDINGFLDVVAPCSDTIVVTNVPNDRSMDATELAGLAKDKFTRIHAVPDPLEALGLARRLAGKTGTVVVTGSLYLVGAIREAVLGPDA is encoded by the coding sequence ATGCGCCGGATCTATGATCTGCAGCTCTTCGGCGTCAAGCTAGGCCTTTCGAATATCCGTCGCCTGCTTTCCCGCCTGGGGAACCCGCAGGAGAATTTCGAGACGGTTCTCGTGGCCGGCACCAATGGCAAGGGCATTGTCACGGCCAGCCTCTCCGCGATCCTGCAGGAGAGCGAGCACCGGGTCGGCACGTTCACCTCGCCGCACCTGATTCGTTTCACCGAACGCATCCGCGTGAACGGCGCGGAGATTCCGCAAAAGGACCTGCTCCGGCATTCGGACCGCATCTGGCGCGAACTCGAGACGATCCAATCCGGCGGCGACAGCGCGCAGGGCATGCCGGTGACGTTCTTCGAGTTTGCGACCGCTCTTGCGTGCCTGCACTTCGCCGAGAACAACTGCGAGGTCGTGGTGATGGAAGTCGGCATGGGCGGCCGCCTCGACGCCACGAACGTGATCGAACCCGTACTGTCGGTCGTCACGCAGATCGACCACGATCACGACCAGCATCTGGGCAAATCGCTCGAAGAGATCGCCCGCGAAAAAGCCGGAATCTTCCGCGAAGGCGTGCCCGGCATCGCGCTCGATGGCCCGGGCGAGGTGCTCGAGTCGCTGCGTCGCGTGGCCGGCCGCGTCGGGGCTCCGCTGACGATCATCGAGGACATTGCGAAGATCCATCCCGACGGACGGACCTTTGACCTGTCGTGGTACGGCACGGGGCTTTGGGGACTGCGTTCGCCGCTGCCGGGCCGCCACCAGATCCGCAACGCGGCGCTCGCCGCCGTGTCGAGTCTTGAACTTCGCGACTGCGGTTTCCGGATTTCGGCCGACGCCATCCGTCGCGGTCTGGGCAAGGTCAAGTGGCCCGGCCGATTCGAGACGATCGCCCGCAACCCGCGCGTGATCCTCGACGGCGCGCACAACCCGTCCGCCGGCGCGGCGCTGGTCGATACGCTCAAGCGCCTGCGCGTCGCCACCCCGATCATTCCGGTGGTCGCGATCATGTCGGACAAGGACATCAACGGATTTCTCGACGTGGTCGCCCCGTGTTCCGACACGATCGTGGTGACGAACGTGCCCAACGACCGTTCGATGGACGCCACCGAACTTGCGGGGCTCGCCAAGGACAAATTCACGAGGATTCACGCGGTGCCCGATCCCCTGGAAGCCCTCGGACTGGCTCGCCGGCTGGCCGGAAAGACCGGAACAGTCGTCGTCACCGGGTCGCTCTACCTCGTGGGCGCCATACGAGAGGCGGTCCTCGGACCCGACGCATGA
- a CDS encoding TolC family protein: MTRKKLFGIVVLAALFALSSPVAAEMLTLESAVSIALENNRSLAAAGLEAQGAGYGQAKSISGYLPKVYFNSSVTRMDPDTFDRMEQSDERQRQFFESMGIDTSQMEPSVFETTYQSSVQVRQPIFNGGKEIVGIQSATVQKRQKRFAEEDVHASTANDVKKAFFEAQKAAALERTQQEAVALAQETLKLTKARFEVGQVSRAEVLRWESQAASAEGGLIQAKNGVRLARLNLNGVMGVELDRAWEYPEIVMELDAASLAKGQEIGAMPPAKSEDIAAHPSMKNVDASLDLSKTARNYEVTNVLPNLNFIYNYAWEDNDTLELDGDDGWTATVALELPLFQSLGGAFGIAQAHRNLLAAQKRQDDARRGFIQRMNAAQLNMASAIQRVEAARKNLSFAEETYKIVQSRLELGAASNIDLLDAQANYISAKSGLVDAVADFRIAESEWDYLTAPQ, translated from the coding sequence ATGACACGGAAAAAACTTTTCGGCATCGTCGTTCTTGCCGCACTGTTCGCCCTTTCCTCTCCGGTCGCCGCCGAGATGCTCACCCTGGAAAGCGCTGTCTCGATCGCGCTTGAAAATAACCGCTCGCTCGCCGCCGCGGGTCTGGAGGCGCAGGGGGCGGGCTATGGTCAGGCGAAGAGCATCAGCGGCTATCTGCCGAAAGTCTACTTCAATTCGTCGGTCACACGGATGGACCCCGACACCTTCGACCGAATGGAGCAGTCCGACGAACGGCAGCGTCAGTTCTTCGAGTCGATGGGCATCGACACGTCGCAGATGGAGCCGAGCGTCTTTGAGACGACTTATCAATCCTCGGTTCAGGTGCGTCAGCCGATCTTCAACGGCGGTAAGGAGATTGTCGGGATCCAGTCGGCGACCGTGCAGAAACGCCAGAAACGTTTCGCCGAGGAGGACGTGCACGCGTCGACCGCCAACGACGTGAAGAAGGCGTTTTTCGAGGCGCAGAAGGCCGCCGCGCTCGAGCGCACGCAGCAGGAAGCGGTGGCCCTCGCCCAGGAAACGCTCAAGCTCACCAAGGCGCGTTTCGAGGTGGGACAGGTGAGCCGCGCCGAGGTGCTGCGTTGGGAGAGTCAGGCGGCCTCCGCCGAGGGAGGGCTGATTCAGGCCAAAAACGGGGTGCGTCTCGCGCGACTGAACCTGAATGGGGTGATGGGCGTGGAACTCGACCGCGCTTGGGAGTATCCGGAAATCGTGATGGAACTCGACGCCGCGTCTCTGGCAAAGGGTCAGGAGATCGGCGCGATGCCGCCGGCAAAATCCGAGGACATCGCGGCGCACCCCAGCATGAAAAACGTCGATGCGTCGCTGGACCTGTCGAAGACCGCACGCAACTACGAGGTGACGAACGTCCTGCCGAACCTGAACTTCATCTACAACTACGCGTGGGAGGACAACGACACGCTCGAACTCGACGGCGACGACGGCTGGACGGCGACGGTCGCGCTCGAACTCCCGCTCTTCCAGAGCCTCGGCGGCGCGTTCGGCATCGCGCAGGCGCATAGGAACCTGCTGGCGGCCCAAAAACGGCAGGACGACGCACGGCGCGGATTCATCCAGCGCATGAACGCGGCGCAGCTCAACATGGCGTCGGCGATTCAGCGTGTTGAAGCCGCGCGAAAGAATCTGAGCTTCGCCGAGGAGACGTACAAGATTGTGCAGTCGCGGCTCGAACTCGGCGCGGCGTCGAATATCGACCTGCTCGACGCGCAGGCCAACTACATCAGCGCCAAAAGCGGTTTGGTGGATGCCGTGGCCGATTTCCGCATCGCCGAATCGGAGTGGGATTACCTGACGGCCCCGCAATGA
- the pgl gene encoding 6-phosphogluconolactonase, producing the protein MASPVELVIGGRSARVFESSTVLSEAAARRIVDVARACVSARGRFWWALAGGTTPRAVYERLAQPPFVSDMPWAGTFVFFGDERAVPLDHPDSNFRMAREAMLSHVPIPAENVFSVVNPHFDADRAAADYEARIRAAWGDRDVPVFDLVLLGIGEDGHTASLFPETEALLETQRLVIQGRKGNSPRVTFTFPLINQAARVWFFVTGESKAPVITRIFAEEPPELPAARVRPTSGECLWWLDHAAASTIK; encoded by the coding sequence ATGGCGTCGCCCGTAGAACTCGTGATCGGCGGACGATCGGCGCGCGTGTTCGAATCGTCCACCGTTCTCTCCGAGGCCGCCGCGAGGAGAATCGTCGACGTCGCGCGTGCGTGCGTCTCCGCGCGCGGACGATTCTGGTGGGCGCTCGCGGGGGGAACCACGCCGCGCGCGGTTTACGAGCGTCTCGCGCAGCCGCCCTTCGTATCCGACATGCCGTGGGCGGGCACCTTTGTGTTCTTCGGCGATGAGCGCGCCGTGCCCCTCGATCATCCCGACAGCAACTTCCGCATGGCGCGCGAGGCGATGCTCAGCCACGTTCCGATCCCCGCGGAGAACGTGTTTTCGGTCGTCAATCCGCACTTCGATGCCGACCGCGCGGCGGCGGATTACGAAGCGCGGATTCGCGCGGCGTGGGGCGATCGCGACGTTCCGGTCTTCGACCTCGTCCTCCTCGGGATTGGCGAGGACGGGCACACGGCGTCGTTGTTTCCGGAAACTGAGGCACTTTTGGAAACTCAACGACTCGTCATTCAGGGGCGAAAAGGAAACTCTCCGAGAGTTACATTTACATTTCCTCTCATCAACCAAGCGGCTCGGGTTTGGTTTTTCGTGACCGGCGAGTCGAAAGCCCCCGTAATCACGAGAATTTTTGCCGAAGAGCCGCCTGAACTGCCGGCGGCACGCGTTCGACCGACCTCCGGGGAGTGCCTTTGGTGGCTCGACCACGCCGCCGCCTCGACCATCAAATAA
- a CDS encoding ion transporter, which yields MGNRTRVWEIVEVSGERDSTARIFDAAILSLILLNITAVILETVESVYSVSPRFFRIFEWVSVLAFTIEYLARLWSCTADPRFATPVTGRLRFMFRPMMIVDLVAIVPFFLASYGYLRVVRVFRLLRLFRILKVARYSLAVRTMGRVVRAKREELLVAVFVLTMLLVVAAALIYTTEHEAQPIAFSSIPDAMWWAVATLTTIGYGDVRPVTAAGKLIASFVAIMGIALFALPAGILASGFMEEMASKKTVICPHCGKEHS from the coding sequence ATGGGCAACCGAACGCGCGTGTGGGAAATTGTCGAAGTGTCCGGTGAGCGCGACAGCACGGCGCGAATCTTCGACGCGGCGATTCTGTCGCTCATCCTCCTGAATATCACCGCCGTGATTCTTGAAACCGTCGAGTCCGTTTACAGCGTTTCCCCGCGCTTTTTTCGGATCTTTGAGTGGGTTTCCGTTCTCGCTTTTACGATCGAGTATCTCGCCCGGCTTTGGTCTTGTACGGCAGATCCCCGATTCGCGACCCCTGTCACCGGTCGATTGCGTTTCATGTTTCGCCCCATGATGATCGTGGATCTGGTCGCGATCGTCCCGTTTTTCCTGGCGTCGTACGGCTACCTGCGCGTCGTTCGCGTGTTTCGCCTGCTTCGGCTTTTCCGAATTCTCAAAGTCGCCCGCTATTCGCTTGCGGTCCGAACAATGGGACGCGTTGTCCGGGCCAAACGGGAAGAATTGCTCGTCGCAGTATTCGTTTTGACCATGCTGCTCGTTGTGGCGGCTGCGTTGATCTACACAACGGAGCACGAAGCTCAACCCATTGCTTTTTCCAGCATTCCCGACGCCATGTGGTGGGCGGTCGCAACGCTCACGACGATCGGGTATGGAGACGTTCGGCCAGTGACGGCTGCCGGGAAGCTGATCGCCTCGTTCGTCGCCATTATGGGGATCGCCCTCTTTGCACTTCCCGCCGGGATCCTTGCTTCTGGATTCATGGAAGAGATGGCCTCAAAGAAGACCGTCATCTGTCCGCATTGCGGGAAAGAACATTCATGA
- a CDS encoding Ig-like domain-containing protein → MRVMKYVVLAILAAALLVGCGAKPASIDVEPGSVTLKSAGATHTLTATVKDAKGQAIEKHEPIVWSSSDAEVAEVSATGVVKAKSSGKADVTAAAGEVTATINVTVRIIAEVDVHPGKAILEVGDSKNFDATVKDDKGKVITGEKVKWSIGDGSVASVNDSGVVKGKSKGDTTVRASVESVSGKAEVTVKDKDAKTIELKDDVKDKKLDKGGKDKKELKPKLKEGAGDKKLKK, encoded by the coding sequence ATGAGAGTCATGAAGTACGTCGTTTTGGCGATTTTGGCCGCCGCGTTGCTGGTGGGCTGCGGAGCGAAACCCGCGAGCATCGATGTCGAGCCCGGTTCGGTGACGCTCAAGTCGGCCGGGGCGACGCACACCCTGACGGCAACCGTGAAGGACGCGAAGGGGCAGGCGATCGAGAAGCACGAGCCGATCGTGTGGTCCAGTTCGGACGCCGAGGTGGCCGAAGTCAGTGCGACCGGCGTGGTGAAGGCGAAGTCGTCGGGCAAGGCGGATGTGACCGCCGCGGCCGGCGAGGTGACCGCCACGATCAACGTGACCGTTCGCATCATCGCCGAGGTCGACGTGCACCCCGGCAAGGCAATCCTCGAAGTGGGCGATTCCAAGAACTTCGACGCGACGGTGAAAGACGACAAGGGCAAGGTCATCACCGGCGAAAAGGTGAAGTGGTCGATCGGCGACGGTTCCGTCGCGTCGGTCAACGACAGCGGCGTCGTCAAGGGCAAGTCCAAGGGTGACACCACCGTTCGCGCGTCGGTCGAATCCGTTTCGGGCAAGGCCGAAGTGACCGTGAAGGACAAGGACGCCAAGACGATCGAGCTGAAGGATGACGTCAAGGACAAGAAGCTCGACAAGGGCGGCAAGGACAAGAAAGAGCTCAAGCCGAAGCTGAAGGAAGGCGCCGGCGACAAGAAGCTCAAGAAGTAA